Genomic window (Streptosporangium brasiliense):
ACGAGATCACGCTCAGCCCGGCGGAGGGCCTCGTCGCCGCCGACCGGGCGGTGCTGCTGCGCGAGCTCGTCCGCGACCTCGCCCGGCGGCGCGGGCTCCGCGCCTGCTTCGCCCCGCTCCCCGACCCGGCGGGCAGCGGGAACGGCGTGCACATCCACCTGTCGTTCCGCGACGCCGACGGCGACCCCGTCCTCTACGACCCGTCCCGGCCGGGCGGGCTGTCGGAACTGGGGACGCGCCTGTCCGCCGGGATCATCCGCCACGCCCCCGCGCTGACGGCCGTGACGGCCGCGAGCCCGGTGTCGTTCCTGCGGCTGACCCCGCACCGGTGGAGCGCGGGCGGGGCCTTCCTCGCCGAGCGCAACCGGGAGGCCATGCTCCGCATCTGCCCGGGGACCGGGCCGGACGCCGGAGCCCAGCACAACCTCGAATACCGGGCCGCGGACGCCACCGCCAACCCCTGGCTCGCGCTCGGCGTCCTGCTCCGGGCCGGGCTGGAGGGGATCAGGCGTGGATACCCCGAGCCCGTCGTCTGGCCGGAGACCGCCACCGAGGAGGAGCTCTCCGGAGTGCCGCCGCTCCCGCGGACGCAGGAGGAGGCGCTGAACGAGCTGGAGAAGGACGACGTCGTGAGCGGTTTCTTCGCCCCCGACCTGCTGACCACCTACCTCGCGGTCAAGCGGGCCGAGCTGGCCGCCCTGACCGGGCAGGACGACACCGAGCGCTGCCGGAGGATCGCCGATGTCCACTGAGTCCCTCACCCCCGAGTCCTTCAACCCGCTGGCGCGCGCCGGGGCCGTGGGGCCGGCCGGGTCCCCGGAGCGGCCGGGTCCCCCGGAGCGGGCCGGCGCCGTGGGCCATGCCGGGCCCCCGGAGCGGGCCGGCACCGTGGGGCGGGCCGGTTCCCTGGAGGAGGTCATCGAGGCGATCCCGCTGGTGGACCACCACGTGCACGGCGCCCTGGCCGGTGACGTGTCGCGGCGGGAGTTCGAGGAGCTGATCACCGAGTCCGACCGGCCGGTGCCCGCCTGGATGACCCAGTTCGACTCCCAGATCGGGTTCGCCGTCCTGCGGCACTGCGCGCCCGTGCTCGGCCTCGACCCGCACCCCGACCCCGAGGCCTACCTCGCCCGCCGTACCGAACTCGGGACCGAGGAGGTCAACAGGCGCCTGCTCGCCGCCAGCGGGATCGGCCACTTCCTGGTGGAGACCGGCTACCGCGGGGACGAGATCCTCGACCCGGCGCGGATGGCCGCCGTCACCGGCAGGCCCGCCGACGAGGTCGTCCGGCTGGAGGCGGTCGCCGAACGGGTGGTCGCCGACGGGACCGACGCGGCCGGCTTCGCCGCCGCCTTCGAGACGGCCCTCTGGGAGCGCAGCCGTACGGCGCGCGGGCTGAAGACGATCGTCGCCTACCGCCACGGGCTCGACTTCGACCCCAGCCCGCCCACCTCCGGCGAGGTGACGGCGGCGGCCGGCCGCTGGCTGCGGACGGCCGAGCGGACCGGGCGGATCCGTGTCGACGACCCGGTGCTGCTGCGCCACCTCATCTGGAAGGGCATCGAGCGTGGCCTGCCGCTGCAGTTCCACATCGGGTACGGCGATCCCGACGTCGACCTCCACCGCTCCGACCCGCTGCTGCTGCGCGGGCTCATCGAGCTGGCCGAGCCCTCGGGCGTCCCGCTGCTCCTGCTGCACTGCTACCCGTTCCACCGCAACGCCGGCTACCTCGCCCAGGTCTACCCGTACGTCTACTTCGACGTCGGCCTGGGAGTGAACTACACCGGGGCGCGCAGCGTGGCCGTCGTGGCCGAGAGCCTGGAGCTGGCCCCGTTCGCCAAGATCCTTTTCTCCTCGGACGCCTGGGGGCCCGCCGAGCTTCACCACCTGGGCGCCCTGCTCTGGCGGCGCGCGATGACCCGCGTCCTGTCGGACTTCGTCGCCGACGGCGAGTGGAGCCGGGAGCAGGCGGTACGGGTCGCCACGATGATCGGCTCCCAGAACGCCCGGCGCGTCTACGGCCTGGGGGAGGACGCGTGAGCGGCATTCACGAGCGGCTCCGTGCCGCGCTCCACGCCGAGCTGCCCGACGCCTGCGAGCTGCGGCGGGAGCTGCACGCCGAGCCGTACGTGTCCGGCCTGGAGGAGCCGACGCTCAAACGCGTGCTGGACGCGCTGCCCGCAGGCACCGGGCTGGAGCGGGTGGCCGAGACCGGCGCGCTGGTCCGCATCGGCGGCGACGGCCCGGCCGTCGGGGTCCGCGGCGAGCTGGACGCCCTCCCGATCGTGGAGGAGACGGGCGTCCCCTGGGCCGCGCGCAACGGCGCCATGCACGCCTGCGGCCACGACGTCCACCTCGCCGCGCTGGCCGCGCTGGCCAGGGCGGTCGACCGCGTGGGAGCGCCCGCGCCGATGGTCGCGGTGCTGCAGCCGCGTGAGGAGACCTATCCCTCCGGAGCCCTCGACATCGTCGAGTCCGGCGCGCTCGACCGGCACCGGATCGGCGCGATGGTCGCCGCGCACGTCCAGCCGGTGCTCGCCGCCGGCGAGACGGCCTGCACGCCCGGCGCGGTCAACGCCTCCGCCGACGAGTTCACGCTGATCGTGCGGGGCCAGGGCGGGCACGCGGCCTACCCGCAGCTCTCCCGCGACCCGGTCCTGGCGCTCGCCCAGATCATCGTGGCCGCGCAGCAGCTCGTCAGCCGCGACTCCGATCCGATGACGCCGACCGTGGTCACCTTCGGGACGGTCACGGCCGGCACCGCCCCCAACGCCACCCCGGCGGACGCCGTCGCCCGGGGCACCCTCCGGACGATGTCGGAGGTCTGGCGTGAGCAGCTCCACGACCGGTTCCGCGTGATCGCCGACGGGGTCGCCCGTGCGCACGGCTGCGAGGCGGAGGTGCTCATCGCACGCGGGGAGCCGGTGCTCGTCAACGACGCCCGCCTCGCCGAGGAGACCGCCCGCCTCCTCGCACTCGTCCCGGGCGGCGCTCACCACGCGCCCGCCGTCCTGCGCTCCTGCGGAGCCGACGACTTCGCCTACTTCGCCGCGGCCGTGCCGTCGCTGATGATGTTCGTCGGCACCGACACCTCGTCGGGCCTGCACAGTCCGGGATTCCTGCCGGGGGACGAGACCGTGACGGCGGTCGCCGAGAGCCTGCTCGCCGCCTACCTCGCCGCCGCACGCGTGATCGGCGCCGACGGCCGCTGAGATCCCGGACGGCCGGGCGGGACAGATCAGCCGAGATCCCGGACGGCCGCGCGGGACAGATCAACGGTCTGCGGAGTCCATGATCGGCGCGCCGTGATCGGAGAGAGCCATGACCGGTGCGCCGTTGTCGGGGAGATCCGGGACGGGTGTGCCGTGATCGGGGAGATCGGGGACCGGTGTGCCGTGATCGGGGAGGCCCGGGACGGGTGTGCCGTGATCGGGGAGGCCCGGGATCGGCGCGCCGGGACCGGCGGGGGAGCTTCCATGAGCCGCCGGCCCCGGGCGCTCCGACGGCTGCTTGGCCATCCGGAACCAGACCACGCGTCCGGCCGGGGCGTCGTGCCACCCCCACGCCGAGGCCAACTGCTGCACCAGCCACAGCCCCCGCATCCCGCCGCTGTCGCAGTCCACATCCGTGTGGACATGGGGCGTGTGGCTGGCCGATCCCTGGTCGGTCACGTCGACCTGGATCGTCTCGGCGCGGTTGGTGACGATCACCGTCACCTGTCCGTTGGGGTGGCGTCCGGAGTCGGAGTGCCGCACCGAGTTGGTCACCAGTTCGGTGACGAGGAGGAGCGCGTCGTCCAGCCGGTCGTGGTCGATGGCTCCGAGCAGATCGCGGACGTACAGCCGGGCCTGCGGGACGGACGCGACGTCCCCGGGGAGCGCTACGTGCCCCAGCAGTTCCGATGTCATCGCGTCACCGTCCCCGCGATCCGTCTGACCATGCCCGCAGGCCGTACAAATCTTTGTAAAATCATCGCGGTTACTGATAAATAGCCCTAAACAGGATGTTCGCCGCCGATATGGATCGGGTACGCGGATCGTTCATGCCTCATGAGCCGGGTACCGGGGGTATGCCCAGTCGAGCCGGAACGTGCGGGTGTGCGTGCCGGCCTCGGCCCCCTCACCGTCGGGGCACCGCGGACGTCCCGCCCACATGCCCTGCCCGCCATGTGCCCCGCTCACATGCCCTGTCCACCCCATGTCCTGCCCACCACGTGCCCCGTCCACGTGCCCCGTCCGGCTGAGCCTCGGCCCCGGGCCGGCCGGATTGCTGAGAGGCTGGCGGCATGCGGATCGACCTGCACACCCACTCCACCGCCAGCGACGGCACGGACTCCCCCGAGGACCTGATGAGGGAGGCCGCCGCGGCCGGGCTGGGCGTGGTGGCGCTCACAGATCACGACACGACCGCCGGATGGGAGGCCGCCGCGGCCGCGCTGCCCGCGGGGCTGACGCTGGTGCGCGGCGCCGAGCTGTCGGGCCGGTGGTACGGCGGCGGGCCGACGGTGGGGCTGCACCTGCTGGCCTACCTGTTCGATCCCGGACACGGGCCGCTGGCCGCGGAGCTGGCCCGGGTGCGCCGGTCCCGCGAGCGGCGGATGGAGAAGACCGTGGCGCTGCTGAACGCCGACGGCATCGACGTCACGGTCCCCGAGGTGAACGCGTACGCGGCCGGCGGCACGGTGGGACGCCCGCACCTCGCCCAGGCGCTCGTCCGGCGCGGCCTCGTCGCGACCGTGGACGAGGCTTTCGGCCCGCAGTGGCTGGGCCACCGCTACCGCCTGGCCAAGGACGACATCGACGTCTTCACCGCGCTCCGCCTGGTGAACGAGGCGGGCGGCGTCTCGGTGCTGGCACACCCGCGCGCGGGCGTCCGGGGCCACGTCGTGCCCGACGCGCTGGTCGCCGAACTCGCGGCGGCGGGCCTGTGGGGCATCGAGGCCGACCACCCGGACCACCCGGCGGCCGAGCGCGCGCACGCGCGCTCGCTCGCCCGCGACCTGGATCTGTGGATCACCGGTTCCAGCGACTACCACGGCACCAACAAGACCACCCCGCTCGGCGCCTTCACCACCGACCCGTCCGTCTACCAGGAGATGGCCGCCACCGCGACGGGCACCGCACCCATCGTCGGAGCGTGAGGCGGACCGCCGGTCACCTCGACCACCGACGTCCCGGCGGGGACGGCCGCCACCGCGACGGGCGCCGTATCCATCGTCATCCATCGTCGGAGCGTGAGAGGGACCGCCGGTCACCTCGACCACTGACGTCCCGGCGGGAACGGGCCTCAGCCGGGCTGGCTGTTGTCCTTGAGCGTGCCCCAGCCGTGCCAGCGGTCGATCTCGATCCAGGCGCTGACCCGGTCGCGGTCCCGCCGCGGATACTCCTTCCCCAGGTACTCCTGGGCCAGCCGGTCGATGTCGGCCAGATCCGTGTCGTCACGTATTTCGGCGACGTGCCCGATGATGCTGAGGTGTGTGTACCAGTTGTCCTCGTCGAGCACGGTGAGGGTGACCCGGGGATCGTTGCGTATGTGGTCCAACCGCTTGCGGCCCTTGTCCATGTTGACCAGAATCCGGCCGTCGTCCCAGAGATACCAGGTGGCCGTGGAGACCGGCTGGCCGTCGGACCGGAGCGTCGCGATGACGGCGGGATTCGGCCTCTTCAGCATGGCTACGGCTTCCTCGGGAAGCGGCGGGTTCGACATGGTCTCTCCACTCCGTATCGGCGTCCCCTGCGGTGGAGGAGGCGCATGCGGTTCATGAGATATACGTCCACGGTGTCACACCCCGGATGGCGCCTGCCCCCGCGCCCCTCCGCACGCCGTCCGTCCCACGGCCGAACGCCGGCCCGACCGCGCGGTCGTTCAGCAGGACGATCGTCCGGCAGGGAGGTCGTCTGGTGCGGTGGCCGTCCGGCAGGACAGTCGTCGGGCAGGGCGGTCGTCCGGCAGGACAGCCGTCCGGCGAGGCGGTCAGTAACCCGTGGCGGGGTCGATCACTCCTTCCAGCGGAAGGCCCTCCCGCAGGCGGCGCACGTTCCGTTCGACCCGCTCGCAGAGCATCCGCATGACGTACTCGGCGGAGTCCGCGCAGTGCGAGGTGATCAGGGCCCTTGGGTCGCTCCACAGGGGGTGCCCCTCGGGGAGCGGCTCGGGGTCCGTCACGTCCAGGCCGGCGGCCGAGATCGTCCCGTCCCGGAGGGCTCCGGCCAGCGCGTCCGTGTCGATGTGCGCGCCGCGTGCGACGTTGACCACGACGGCGTCCGCCGGCAGCAGCGCCAGCTCGGCGGCGCCGATGACATGCCGTGTCTCCGGGGTCAGGGCGAGGGCCAGCACCAGGACGTCGGTCCCGGGGAGTACGGCGTGCAGCGCCGTGGGCGGCAGCGTCTCCCCGGCGCCCTCGACCTTCTCGGGCCGGCGGCGGAGCACCCGGATCCGGCAGTCGAACGGCTGCAGGAGACGGACCAGCTCGGTGGCTATGCCGCCGCCGCCGAGGATCGTCACCCGCCGGCCGTGCAGGGACCGGGGATCGACCGCCGACCAGTGCGGCGTCCGCGCCTGCCGTACGACACTGCGCAGGCAGGCCAGCGTCAACATGAGCGCGTGCTCGCTGACCTGCCCGGCGAACGACCCCTTGGCACAGGTGAAGACCACCGGCCGGTCGAAGATCCCGGACACCGCGAACTTCTCCACCCCCGCCCAGGGGAACTGCACCCACCTGATCCCGGGATGCCCGTCCAGGGCCGCCCGCAGCTCCTCCGGCTCCCCGGGGACAAGCCAGACCAGCCCCTCGGCCTCCGCCGGCGGCACGTTGACGCCCCCACCGGCCGACACGGCCTTCTCGATGTTGGAGCGCAACAGGTCGAGGTCAGGAGAGTTGGCACGGCCATAGGCCGCCCCCATCTCCGCGGACGGGGCGATCGCGATGCGGGCTTCCACGGGCCCACATTCTGCCGCGCCCCGTTGACCTGCCTTTGACCAGGGTGCGCCGCTGCCGGCCGGATCGGGGTCAGCCACAACCCTTGCCCCACCGCCGTCGGTGTCGACGTCCGGCCGGAGCCGGAGCGCCCCTACCGCGGGCCGGAGGGCGCGTCTGAGAGACGGCGGTCAGGCTGGTCCTGATCGTCTGCTGGTCTCGGTTCTGCTTTCAACGAGACCTTCAAGGAACTTCTGGGTCTCCGGGTCCACCGAGTAGACGGCGGTCCCGACCATTCCTCGCGTGAGAAGCACTTTGTAGGTGTTGCGGATCAGCCGATCGGCCTGCTCATCCGTTACTCCACGCTTCGTGAGCGCCGGATCCTTGCTGGCCTTCCGGACGGTGACGAGTTCGCCGTCACGGAAGAGCAGGTCCGGGCCGATGATCACGCCGTTCCAGTCGTATTCGAAGCCTTGCGCGGTGTAGACGCAGCCAACCTGCCCGAAACCGCCCTCCATGGTGGCCCACAGCGCGCTCGCCGGAGCGTCGCCGACGGCTCGGTCGCCTTTGACGTTCCAAGGGCGTGACCAGTCGTCGATCTGGACGTCATGTACGAGCGTGTCGTCGTCAAGCGGATCGCTCCACTTCCAGCAGAAGCCGGCTGTCATGCGCGCGGAGTAGCCTCCATCCAGTCTCCAACGTAGGAGAGCCTCGAGTTCCTGCGGTGAATCGGCCAGTGAAACCGCGAAGTGGTCGTCTCCGAGCCATGACTCGGGACGGTCGCCTTTCAGACCGAGGAGCCGCAGCACCCACTCCTCGTACGCGCGGCTGCCCCCACATCGGAACTGCTCGTCGAGTGATATCTCGCGGACCCGCAACCCCTGAGCCGTCGCATGACTCCTGATCTCCGCGACGGTGCCCATCTCGCCCGGCCGTACAACCTGATGCTCATCCAGGAAGAAGACGGGAACCCTTGCCGCCTCGATCAACTCGTCCACCTGAAAGCGGCCGCTGCGGAGCCGCGCCGGGGTGTACCGGTTCTCCGAGGTCTCACGGATCCGATGCGCTTCGTCGCAGATGAGAGCTTCAAGACCATTGCGCTCTACCTGCATGAAGTTGTTGAAGTATTTGAAGAGGTTCTTGGTCTTGGAGGAGCCCTTCCCGGCGACGCGGCGCATCGTCTCGGTGAATGACCGTGACCCGGTGGCGTGCAGCACTGAGCGGCCCTGTCTCGACAACTCACCGAGGAGCGACAGTGCGATGACGCTCTTGCCGCTTCCGGGGCCGCCGGTGACGATGACCACTTCCTTCGTGTCCGCTCTGCGGGCTCTGTCCACGGCGTTCAGGACGATCTCATACGCGAGCCGCTGCTCCGCCAGAAGGACGAACTGCTCCCGGTCCTTGATCTCCTGGGCGGCCAGTTTGAGTAGCTGCTTGGAAGGACGTACGGAACTGCTGAGCAGTCGGTCGGCCGCGTCAGCACCGGACTCGGGAGCGAACTGATCGCGAAGGTAGGTGAGAAAGGCGCCGCGCCGGGTCTTGGTGAACAGACGGCTCCGCTCGCCCTGATCCCGTGCGTAGAGGTCCTGGACATCGAGGTCGGCCGCGTTGTGGAGGTAGGCCACGCCTCTGACCGCGTCGCTCTGACCCTCCAGAGCTCCGACGAAGTCGGCGATGTATTCGCAGTAGCCCTCGACCTGAAGGGCGGGGTGCAGCTTGGGGCCGCCCGGGGCGCCTTCGACGAGCACGAGCTTCGGATCTTTCTCGAACAGTTCGGCCTGGCTCCACTGCTTCAGTTCCACGACGACGTAGGCATCTGCCGCCGTACGGCGGTCCACCCCTGCGAGCACGA
Coding sequences:
- a CDS encoding glutamine synthetase family protein, with amino-acid sequence MTAAPTVYAATCDLAAQFRGRAVPASREEALLRSGTGWVPADLAITGFGSIADNVFGSAGDLRLMPDPATRVDIPADGDLPGTRLYLADQTLPDGTPWECCPRGFLAAAVEEFRAELGVTVIASFEHEFTLAGLPPSPPFSFERYRTAEPFGSDLVTLLEQAGLAPETWLPEYGEAQHEITLSPAEGLVAADRAVLLRELVRDLARRRGLRACFAPLPDPAGSGNGVHIHLSFRDADGDPVLYDPSRPGGLSELGTRLSAGIIRHAPALTAVTAASPVSFLRLTPHRWSAGGAFLAERNREAMLRICPGTGPDAGAQHNLEYRAADATANPWLALGVLLRAGLEGIRRGYPEPVVWPETATEEELSGVPPLPRTQEEALNELEKDDVVSGFFAPDLLTTYLAVKRAELAALTGQDDTERCRRIADVH
- a CDS encoding amidohydrolase family protein, whose amino-acid sequence is MSTESLTPESFNPLARAGAVGPAGSPERPGPPERAGAVGHAGPPERAGTVGRAGSLEEVIEAIPLVDHHVHGALAGDVSRREFEELITESDRPVPAWMTQFDSQIGFAVLRHCAPVLGLDPHPDPEAYLARRTELGTEEVNRRLLAASGIGHFLVETGYRGDEILDPARMAAVTGRPADEVVRLEAVAERVVADGTDAAGFAAAFETALWERSRTARGLKTIVAYRHGLDFDPSPPTSGEVTAAAGRWLRTAERTGRIRVDDPVLLRHLIWKGIERGLPLQFHIGYGDPDVDLHRSDPLLLRGLIELAEPSGVPLLLLHCYPFHRNAGYLAQVYPYVYFDVGLGVNYTGARSVAVVAESLELAPFAKILFSSDAWGPAELHHLGALLWRRAMTRVLSDFVADGEWSREQAVRVATMIGSQNARRVYGLGEDA
- a CDS encoding M20 metallopeptidase family protein produces the protein MSGIHERLRAALHAELPDACELRRELHAEPYVSGLEEPTLKRVLDALPAGTGLERVAETGALVRIGGDGPAVGVRGELDALPIVEETGVPWAARNGAMHACGHDVHLAALAALARAVDRVGAPAPMVAVLQPREETYPSGALDIVESGALDRHRIGAMVAAHVQPVLAAGETACTPGAVNASADEFTLIVRGQGGHAAYPQLSRDPVLALAQIIVAAQQLVSRDSDPMTPTVVTFGTVTAGTAPNATPADAVARGTLRTMSEVWREQLHDRFRVIADGVARAHGCEAEVLIARGEPVLVNDARLAEETARLLALVPGGAHHAPAVLRSCGADDFAYFAAAVPSLMMFVGTDTSSGLHSPGFLPGDETVTAVAESLLAAYLAAARVIGADGR
- a CDS encoding ATP-binding protein; protein product: MTSELLGHVALPGDVASVPQARLYVRDLLGAIDHDRLDDALLLVTELVTNSVRHSDSGRHPNGQVTVIVTNRAETIQVDVTDQGSASHTPHVHTDVDCDSGGMRGLWLVQQLASAWGWHDAPAGRVVWFRMAKQPSERPGPAAHGSSPAGPGAPIPGLPDHGTPVPGLPDHGTPVPDLPDHGTPVPDLPDNGAPVMALSDHGAPIMDSADR
- a CDS encoding PHP domain-containing protein, producing the protein MRIDLHTHSTASDGTDSPEDLMREAAAAGLGVVALTDHDTTAGWEAAAAALPAGLTLVRGAELSGRWYGGGPTVGLHLLAYLFDPGHGPLAAELARVRRSRERRMEKTVALLNADGIDVTVPEVNAYAAGGTVGRPHLAQALVRRGLVATVDEAFGPQWLGHRYRLAKDDIDVFTALRLVNEAGGVSVLAHPRAGVRGHVVPDALVAELAAAGLWGIEADHPDHPAAERAHARSLARDLDLWITGSSDYHGTNKTTPLGAFTTDPSVYQEMAATATGTAPIVGA
- a CDS encoding PPOX class F420-dependent oxidoreductase, with amino-acid sequence MSNPPLPEEAVAMLKRPNPAVIATLRSDGQPVSTATWYLWDDGRILVNMDKGRKRLDHIRNDPRVTLTVLDEDNWYTHLSIIGHVAEIRDDTDLADIDRLAQEYLGKEYPRRDRDRVSAWIEIDRWHGWGTLKDNSQPG
- a CDS encoding D-isomer specific 2-hydroxyacid dehydrogenase family protein yields the protein MEARIAIAPSAEMGAAYGRANSPDLDLLRSNIEKAVSAGGGVNVPPAEAEGLVWLVPGEPEELRAALDGHPGIRWVQFPWAGVEKFAVSGIFDRPVVFTCAKGSFAGQVSEHALMLTLACLRSVVRQARTPHWSAVDPRSLHGRRVTILGGGGIATELVRLLQPFDCRIRVLRRRPEKVEGAGETLPPTALHAVLPGTDVLVLALALTPETRHVIGAAELALLPADAVVVNVARGAHIDTDALAGALRDGTISAAGLDVTDPEPLPEGHPLWSDPRALITSHCADSAEYVMRMLCERVERNVRRLREGLPLEGVIDPATGY
- a CDS encoding DUF2075 domain-containing protein, with the protein product MTAFRHSAESLAKLATDDSIPERRLSEAIAEHLRRTVRTNPSQAERRSWDRSLPVLARDLVDAGLGHVEMLVEYQLPLTSKRADVVLAGVDRRTAADAYVVVELKQWSQAELFEKDPKLVLVEGAPGGPKLHPALQVEGYCEYIADFVGALEGQSDAVRGVAYLHNAADLDVQDLYARDQGERSRLFTKTRRGAFLTYLRDQFAPESGADAADRLLSSSVRPSKQLLKLAAQEIKDREQFVLLAEQRLAYEIVLNAVDRARRADTKEVVIVTGGPGSGKSVIALSLLGELSRQGRSVLHATGSRSFTETMRRVAGKGSSKTKNLFKYFNNFMQVERNGLEALICDEAHRIRETSENRYTPARLRSGRFQVDELIEAARVPVFFLDEHQVVRPGEMGTVAEIRSHATAQGLRVREISLDEQFRCGGSRAYEEWVLRLLGLKGDRPESWLGDDHFAVSLADSPQELEALLRWRLDGGYSARMTAGFCWKWSDPLDDDTLVHDVQIDDWSRPWNVKGDRAVGDAPASALWATMEGGFGQVGCVYTAQGFEYDWNGVIIGPDLLFRDGELVTVRKASKDPALTKRGVTDEQADRLIRNTYKVLLTRGMVGTAVYSVDPETQKFLEGLVESRTETSRRSGPA